TGAGCTCGTTCAGCAAGTCCAGGATCTGGGCCTGAATGGTCACATCGAGCGCGGTGGTGGGTTCGTCGGCGATCAGGAGCTTCGGATTGCAGGACAGCGCCATCGCGATCATGACGCGCTGCCGCATGCCGCCGGACATCAGGTGGGGATACTCCTTCACGCGGCGTTCGGGGTTCGGAATGCGAACGATGCGGAGCATCTCGATGCTTTTGTCCGCGGCGTCGCGCCGGCTGAGCTGTTCGTGCTCCCGGATCGATTCCGCGATCTGCTCGCCAATGGTGAAAACCGGATTGAGCGATGTCATCGGCTCCTGGAAGATCATTGCGATCTCCTTGCCGCGGATGGCCCTTATCTTTTCGGCTGAGAGGTCGAGCAGGTTGACGCCGTTGTAACGGATCTCGCCTCCCGCGATGCGGCCCGGCTGCCGGATCAGCCGCATGATGCTGAGCGCGGTCACGCTCTTGCCGCTGCCGGACTCGCCGACCACGCCGAGCGTTTCGCCCGCGTTGATCTGCAGGCTCACGCCATCGACGGCATTCACGACACCTCGATCGGTCACAAACTGCGTCTCAAGCTTACGGACGTCCAGGAGCGGCGCATCGACGGACGGTTCGGTCATGGATTCCCTGCTCCGGCGTGCGCGACCAGGCTGCATCGTCCTGACCGCATGCCCGTTAGCAGAAATCGTGCCACGGCTGCGAAGAACGTCAATCTCGATATGCGGTCTGCGGCCTATGCGCGACAGTTCGTCCTATGTCCCGGGCTTCACGCGAAGAGCACCTGACTGAATTCAGGGATTTGATTGCGGGTTTGAAATATTTGACCGATTGTTCAAATCTTTCAATCGCCTACCGTCGGACATGACGTGGATCATCGAGCGCACGCGGCGCAAGGTCATTTCGCGTTGGACTTGTCGTCCACAGGCAGACCGAGAACGCCCGGATTGATGCCGTGCTTCGGGTCGAGCGCGGCTTTCAATCGCGGCATCAGGTTCTCAGGGATGCCTTGACCTCCCAAACGATAGAATCGGCCGATCTGGCTGTGGACCGCGCCATGCCGGTCCATGATGTCGCGCATGCCGCTTCGCATCGTGAGCACCAGCTCTCGCCCCGCCGGATTGGGAGGGAAGCTGCCGAAGCGCTCCCTGTTGCGCGCGGAGAGATACTGCATGTGCAGCGGATCGAGCTGGTCGGCCCAGTACATCATCGGCTCGATGACGATGTAGAAGCCGGCAGACGAGATCAAATAGGACGTGCTGACACCGAGCTCCTGCATCTGGGATGCGTGGCTCGCGACAAATGCCTGCAGGTCAGCCATCGCAGCGCGAACGCGAGAGAGCGCAAAGATGCCATGCACCGGCGCCCATCGCTCACCGACCGGCCCGATAAAGCCCCGGACCGAATACGGCTTGGCCCGCATGGCGCGCGGAAAGACGTCGTCGCCGCGTTGTCCGTGAACCTGACAGATGCCGCAGGCGCGTTCGAGCTGCGCGTCCGCGCCGGCCTTGGTCGGGGATTCGATGGTGAGATGCAGCGACCACGGCTTTTCATCCGGGCCGGTGGCGGCGAAGCGCAACAGCTTCGCGGCGTCCTTGGCCGATTGCATCAATGTTTCCGAACGGCGAATCACGGACGCCGCGGTCCGCACCGCTTCGCCGATGCCGACCTTGGCGGCGTCGGCCGACTTGACGCGATCCATTGCAAAGGCGCGCGTGACGATCCTGTCACCCATGCAGGTCATCAGCGACTGCAAAAGCTCATCGACGTCGTTGAAGCCAAAAGAGGCAAACGTCGCTGGCTGTTCCGGCGCAATCCGCAGCACGACTTCGGTCTTGATGCCGAACGCGCCGCAGTCGCCGAGAAAGAGACCCGTCACGTCCGCTCCGGCATAACGGTGGAAATGCGCCGGTGCCCCGGTCTGCACGACGGACCCATCGGCCAGCACCACCGTGACGCCGAGAATGCCATCGGGCCCGGCCGGAATGCCCTGAGAGGCCAGTCCGCCGACGGTCGCAAAGGCGCCGGAGATCGG
The Rhodoplanes sp. Z2-YC6860 genome window above contains:
- a CDS encoding ABC transporter ATP-binding protein gives rise to the protein MTEPSVDAPLLDVRKLETQFVTDRGVVNAVDGVSLQINAGETLGVVGESGSGKSVTALSIMRLIRQPGRIAGGEIRYNGVNLLDLSAEKIRAIRGKEIAMIFQEPMTSLNPVFTIGEQIAESIREHEQLSRRDAADKSIEMLRIVRIPNPERRVKEYPHLMSGGMRQRVMIAMALSCNPKLLIADEPTTALDVTIQAQILDLLNELKARFRMAVMLITHDMGVIAETAQRVAVMYGAQVVEEAPVKELFGNPRHPYTQGLLRSIPRIDRAATERRRLEQIPGSVPTLRGDIKPGCRFAPRCQFAEPRHFEETPPLHEVEPGHKVACFLR
- a CDS encoding FAD-binding oxidoreductase, translated to MTQQTQIDPSLLNQIRAIVGDDHATDDPSRCDLATSDVFSRNRQTPALMVVAPKSTDETSAVVRLLGEHGVPVIARGAGLSYTGSFAIDRPVVIIDMSRMNAVQANVADRYAVAGAGASWAQVADVLRPLGMAATQISPISGAFATVGGLASQGIPAGPDGILGVTVVLADGSVVQTGAPAHFHRYAGADVTGLFLGDCGAFGIKTEVVLRIAPEQPATFASFGFNDVDELLQSLMTCMGDRIVTRAFAMDRVKSADAAKVGIGEAVRTAASVIRRSETLMQSAKDAAKLLRFAATGPDEKPWSLHLTIESPTKAGADAQLERACGICQVHGQRGDDVFPRAMRAKPYSVRGFIGPVGERWAPVHGIFALSRVRAAMADLQAFVASHASQMQELGVSTSYLISSAGFYIVIEPMMYWADQLDPLHMQYLSARNRERFGSFPPNPAGRELVLTMRSGMRDIMDRHGAVHSQIGRFYRLGGQGIPENLMPRLKAALDPKHGINPGVLGLPVDDKSNAK